The Kosakonia sacchari SP1 genome includes a window with the following:
- the phoR gene encoding phosphate regulon sensor histidine kinase PhoR, translated as MLERLSWKRLVLELLLCCIPAFILGAIFGYLPWFLFAAVTGLLIWHFWNLLRLSWWLWVDKSMTPPPGTGSWEPLLYGLHQMQMRNKKRRRELGNLIKRFRSGAESLPDAVILTTEEGAIFWCNGLAQQMLGLRWPDDNGQNILNLLRYPEFTKYIRNQEFGRPLHLVLNNGRHLEIRVMPYSEQQLLMVARDVTQMHQLEGARRNFFANVSHELRTPLTVLQGYLEMMQEQTLEGAPREKALHTMREQTSRMEGLVRQLLTLSKIEAAPTLPPNETIDVPMMLRVVEREAQTLSQQKHTFSFEVDNALKVLGNEEQLRSAISNLVYNAVNHTPAGTHVIVRWQHVPQGAEFSVEDNGPGIAAEHIPRLTERFYRVDKARSRQTGGSGLGLAIVKHAVNHHESRLDIVSEPGKRTRFSFVLPERLVAKKAAS; from the coding sequence GTGCTGGAACGGCTGTCATGGAAAAGGCTGGTGCTGGAGCTCCTCCTTTGTTGTATCCCCGCCTTTATTCTCGGCGCGATTTTCGGTTACCTGCCCTGGTTTTTGTTCGCCGCGGTAACCGGGTTGCTGATCTGGCATTTCTGGAATTTACTGCGCCTTTCCTGGTGGTTGTGGGTCGATAAAAGCATGACGCCGCCGCCGGGCACGGGAAGCTGGGAGCCGCTACTTTACGGGCTACACCAGATGCAGATGCGTAACAAAAAGCGCCGCCGCGAACTGGGAAATTTGATCAAACGCTTTCGCAGCGGTGCGGAATCGCTGCCGGATGCGGTGATCCTCACCACCGAAGAGGGGGCGATTTTCTGGTGTAACGGTCTTGCACAGCAGATGCTGGGGCTGCGCTGGCCGGACGACAACGGCCAGAATATCCTTAACTTGCTGCGCTACCCAGAATTTACGAAATACATCAGGAATCAGGAGTTTGGCCGACCTCTGCATCTGGTGCTCAATAATGGGCGGCATCTTGAGATCCGCGTCATGCCCTACAGCGAGCAACAACTGCTAATGGTGGCGCGTGATGTGACGCAAATGCACCAGCTGGAAGGTGCGCGGCGTAACTTTTTTGCCAACGTTAGTCATGAACTGCGCACGCCGTTAACGGTTTTGCAGGGCTACCTGGAAATGATGCAGGAGCAAACACTGGAAGGGGCGCCGCGCGAAAAAGCGCTGCACACTATGCGTGAACAAACGTCGCGGATGGAAGGGTTGGTCCGCCAGTTACTCACGCTGTCGAAAATTGAAGCTGCGCCGACGCTACCGCCTAACGAAACCATTGATGTGCCGATGATGTTGCGGGTTGTCGAACGGGAAGCGCAAACCCTCAGTCAACAAAAGCACACTTTCAGTTTTGAAGTGGATAACGCGCTCAAAGTGCTTGGTAATGAGGAGCAACTGCGTAGCGCAATCTCGAATCTGGTCTATAACGCCGTCAACCACACGCCTGCAGGCACGCACGTTATTGTGCGCTGGCAGCATGTACCGCAGGGCGCGGAATTTAGCGTGGAAGATAACGGACCGGGCATTGCCGCAGAACATATTCCGCGCCTGACCGAACGTTTCTACCGGGTGGATAAAGCCCGCTCGCGGCAAACCGGCGGCAGCGGTCTTGGGTTAGCGATTGTCAAACACGCGGTGAATCACCACGAAAGCCGCCTTGATATCGTCAGCGAACCGGGCAAGCGTACCCGCTTTAGCTTTGTCCTGCCGGAACGTCTGGTTGCCAAAAAAGCCGCTTCCTGA
- the phoB gene encoding phosphate response regulator transcription factor PhoB, with product MARRILVVEDEAPIREMVCFVLEQNGFQPVEAEDYDSAVNQLNEPWPDLVLLDWMLPGGSGIQFIKHLKREAMTRDIPVMMLTARGEEEDRVRGLETGADDYITKPFSPKELVARIKAVMRRISPMAVEEVIEMQGLSLDPSSHRVMTGENPLDMGPTEFKLLHFFMTHPERVYSREQLLNHVWGTNVYVEDRTVDVHIRRLRKALEHSGHDRMVQTVRGTGYRFSTRF from the coding sequence ATGGCGAGACGAATTCTGGTCGTAGAAGATGAAGCACCGATCCGTGAAATGGTGTGCTTCGTGCTCGAGCAAAATGGTTTTCAACCGGTGGAAGCTGAAGATTATGACAGCGCGGTGAACCAACTTAACGAACCCTGGCCCGACCTGGTTTTACTGGACTGGATGCTGCCTGGCGGTTCTGGCATTCAGTTTATTAAACATCTTAAACGCGAAGCGATGACCCGTGATATTCCGGTGATGATGCTGACCGCGCGCGGGGAGGAAGAGGATCGCGTTCGCGGTCTGGAAACGGGGGCGGACGATTACATTACCAAGCCATTTTCACCGAAAGAGCTGGTCGCGCGCATTAAAGCCGTGATGCGCCGTATTTCACCGATGGCGGTGGAAGAGGTGATTGAAATGCAGGGGCTGAGCCTCGATCCTTCCTCACATCGCGTAATGACCGGTGAGAATCCGCTGGATATGGGACCGACAGAGTTTAAACTCTTACATTTCTTTATGACGCACCCCGAACGTGTTTATAGCCGCGAACAACTGCTGAACCACGTATGGGGAACCAATGTTTACGTTGAAGACAGAACCGTGGACGTGCATATTCGCCGTCTGCGCAAAGCGCTGGAACACAGCGGCCACGATCGTATGGTGCAAACAGTGCGCGGCACGGGATATCGTTTTTCGACCCGTTTCTGA